A window of Sphingobacterium kitahiroshimense genomic DNA:
CCTTCAAAAAGTTGACTTATTTTAAAGTTGCGGCCTGTACTGAGATATTGTGCGAGCATACCTAGCAGATGGGTCAATTTATTCCGGCTGCTGTCTTCGACATGAAGTGCTACCTCGTCTTTATCTAAACAGGATTTTGTTAAACCTGTTAGTACTTTTCCAGGACCGACTTCGATGAATATACGTGCGCCAGCGGTATACATGGCTTGAATTTCTTCCACAAATCGGACAGGTTCTACTAAATGATCCGTTAATCTGGTTTTGATATCCGAACTATTTATTGGATATAAGGTAGCAGATGTGTTAGACCAAACAGGAATTTGCATATCCTGAAAAGCTACATCTTTTAGGACGCTGTGATATAGTTCTTTTGATTTAGCAACTAGTGGACTGTGAAAAGCACAGGCTACTTCTAATTTTTTTGCAGAAATCCGTTCCTGTTTTAATAATTCCATTAGTTTATTGATACCAATGGAACTTCCTGCTACTACACATTGCGATGGTGCATTGAAATTAACGAGATAGCAATTATCTACCTGATCAACAATAGATTTTAGACGGCCTGTTCCAGCATTCACAGCTAACATCGTACCTGGATCGCCATTTTCTACTGCGTCTAAAATAGACTGAGCTCGTTTCAAACTTAATTCAACTAATTTTTCTTCATCAAATACACCGGCAAAACATAAAGCAGGTAGTTCACCGTAACTATGACCAGCAAGCATATCGGGCACGATGCCTAATGACTTCAGGAATTTTGCAATGGCAAGATCTATAATACCTAAAAGGGGTTGTGCTAAACGGGTATCTTTAATGGTTTCCTTTTGTTGCTTTAAATCATTATCATTGAAGGTAGCTGACGGAAAGACGACTTGTTCTAGTTCCGGATGATCGGCCAATAATTGGCGCATTTCTGGAAATACCACGAATAAATCGCGCGCCATATTGATGCGCTGACTACCTTGTCCGGGGAAGAGGAAGGCAACTTTACCAGGTTTATTATTGACGATGTACGTGTCTTTACTTTCAATACCTGAGAGTACCAACTCAATTTTCATCATTAAATCTTCTGCATTATCCGCAACAATGCTTAATTGAATCGGATCAGTCGAGCCTGTGGCTAAACTATAAGCAATATTTTTTAGTGGAAGTTCATCGTTGGTATCTAATACAGATTTGATCTGTTTCAGTTGATTTTTGGCTTCTTCATAGGATTTTCCTCGAAAGACAAAAAGCTCTGATGGCCAAGCTTGTAAAGTAGCGTTCTTATCTGCGGTAGGATGGTTAGCGATGACTGTGTGAAAATTTGTACCACCAAAACCAAAGGCACTAATACCCGCATAACGATTCTTATCATTCCATAAGCCACTTTCAGCATAAAATGCAAATGGGCTCGTTTGCGCATTATAATATGCATTTGGCTGTTTGAGGTGTAGGGTGGGAGGTTTTACGCCATAGTATACGGCTAAGGAAGCCTTGATCAGGCCTGCTAAACCAGCCGCACATTTTGTATGTCCGATTTGAGTTTTCACAGATCCCAAATGTGTCTGGCCGGGCAGTGCTCCCGATTTGCTGAAAAGATTGGTGAGGGCACTTAGTTCAGTTTTATCACCGACTACGGTTCCTGTACCATGTGCTTCTACTAAACCGACACGTGCGGGACTAATACCTGCTTGTGAGTACGCACGCTCTAGCGCACGTACTTGACCAATTTTTCTTGGAGCAGTAAGACCTAATGCTTTACCGTCACTCGATCCACCTACACCTTTAATCACAGAATAGATACGATCACCATCACGAAGAGCATCTTCGTATCGTTTTAAGACTAAGATAGCAACACCTTCACCTAATGCAATACCATCGGCATCACTGTCAAATGTTGCACAGCGGCCTTTACGTGAAAGTGCGTGTGTACTTGAAAACATGAGGTAATCGTTGATGCCGTTATGTAAATCGGCACCACCTGCTAACACAACGTCTGATTTTCCTAAAATCAGTTCTTGACAAGCCAGATCAACCGCTGCCAATGAGGATGCGCAAGCTGCGTCAACAGTGAAATTGCGGCCACCAAGATCAAGACGATTTGTAATTCGACCTGCGATTACATTGGCTAAAATACCTGGGAAAGAATCTTCCGTTGTATGTGGAAATGCTGTTTTTACTTCTTCATGCAGTTCTCCAAAAACTTGCTTATAGTATCCTCTAAAACTATAACTATTGGCGAGATCATTACCGCCTTCGGCACCAATGATAACTGAAATGTTTTCTCTGTCAATGCTTTTGTCGGCATATCCAGCATTATCCATAGCACGTTTTGCAACAAGCAGTGTTAATAACTGAGTAGGTTCAATAGCGGCTAGCGATTGCGGTGGAATTCCAAATGCTAAGGGATCGAAATCAATTTTAGGAATGAAACCGCCCCATTTCGAATGCGAAACATCAGGACCATCTACATCCGGGTGATAATAAAGATCTTTATTCCAGCGCTCATCAGGAACTTCTGTTACACTGTCTTTTCCTAAAATAATATTACGCCAATATTCTTCAAGGTTTTTTGCACCCGGGAATATACATTCCATACCGATAACAGCAACATCCAACGGTTTTTCCAGTGATGCAGGTTCTTCAGGTAAAACGGCTTGTTGAATATGAACAAAATTAGCTGCACTCACATTTTCATGAAGTTCAGTAAGTGATAGCGCTTGGTTCTGCATCGTCGCAACTTGTCCAATCATATACATACCCAAGTCTAATTGATCATCTTTCGCTATAGTGACAAGCTTGTCCCCCTGACGTTCTATACCTTTAGCTGCAATTCTTAAGCGGCCTACATTTAATTTTTCAAGTTGTTCCCACACTTGTTTTTTATCGAGCCCTGCGGCTAGCAATTTTGCTTTTTCGGTATTGAAATGGGTAGCAAAAGCAGTATTAAGACAGCGGGTTTCATGTCCAGGCGCCGTTTCTAATAAAACGGTATCTTTTGCGTGCAGTGCTTGGTTCTGAAATTCCTGTTGAATAGCCCCCGTGCTTACTGCTTCTTGTGTATAAAGGTAAGCAGTACCCATAAGGACACCAATTTTTACACCTCTGGCAGCTAGTGGTGCCGCCATAATCGATACAAAAGCAGTTGAAAGAGCGTCATGGATGCCACCTGCAAAAAACACACTGATGTTTTCGGGATGATCTTCCTTTAAAAGACGTTCAATCTGTTTTTCCCAAAGTACCATACTGGAAAGGGGGCCTACGTGTCCACCACACTCCCGACCTTCAAAGATGAAGTTTTTAGCCCCTTCCTTTAAGAAGATATCTAAAAGTGCTGGCGAAGGCACATGAAGGAAAGTTTTTATGCCCGCTTTTTCAAAGACTTTTGCTTGTGCAGGTCTTCCACCGGCAATTAATACCACCGGAGGTTTTGCGGCTAGTATATGGGCAGATTGCTCATCTCTTAACTCTTGAGGAGCAAAACCTAAAATACCAACCCCCCAAGGCTTTTCACCAGCGCGGGTTTTAGTTTCCATGATCAAAGCTTTTGCTTGCTCTCCTTTTAGTAGGGATAGTGCGACAAAAGATAATGCTCCTGCTTCAGAAACAGCACTGGCAAAAGCTGGAACATCACTGACACGCGTCATAGGACCCTGTGCAATTGGGTAACGTAGACCAAGTTCTTTGGCCATAATATTATCCTTGCTGATGACATTTAACGTCTTTGCCTGTTTCAAATGGCCATACATAGCCTCCTTGAATCCAAAGATCAATTTCTTTAGACTTTTGAAATCTTCATATAGATCTATGGCCAATGAAATATCTTGTCCCATTGGTATATAGCTATGGGTAGGATCAAGGTCTTTGAAATATTGCTTCAGATTTTCGGCATTAATTTCCTCTGGTAAAGCAGGGGAGTTTGGTCTAACCAACACCCTATGATTTGCAATAATCTTCGTTTCTGTGCCATTTAGTTTTGAACAAAGCTCTTTTAAGCTTTTAGGTATACTACTTTCAGGAAATAGTGCCAACTGGCTATCCAATACAATACCAGCAGCACCTAAAGCCATTGCTGCAGCTGCAGTATGAACACCAATACCACCTTGAACCCATATAGGTAGAGTTTTAATTTCTTTGATTATACGTTGAAATAAGACAAAAGTTGATTCGTAACCAACAAGGCCAGCAGCTTCGTTGCCTTTTACGATGATTCCTGCCGCACCTAATTTTTCGGCAGATTTTGCCTCTTCTAAGCTATTTACCTGGTAAAAAACGGATAGATCTGAAGCTGGCTTAGTCACGGTCACAGATGGAAGAATAATATATTGTACTTTTCCCGGAATCTGAAGTGATGTAAAACTTTCGTCTGGAAAGTAAATACCACAGGCAGGTATATCTAGGTGATCAAGTTGTTGCAACGCCTCTTGAGCTGTTGTTAACTGATGTCCTAAACTTAAGAATGGAATTGCACCTGCCTGATGTAATTTATACATAAGGTTGATGTCAGGCTTTTCAAAAGGGGTTAATCCAAATATGGTTAAATTTCTCATTACATTGATGATGTTGAAATGGTAGCAGGTGATTCCATAACAAAACGCGAAAACCTTTTCGGCGGAATAGGCTGCTATAGCTGATTAAAAGTAATTATTTTTTGTTACATTTTTAATAATAAAGCTAATTTGATAATGATTTTTTAACAAAAAAGTATTAATTACTTGATTATGATTAACTAAAAATATATAATTTGATTATAATTATGTTTTATTGGCTTATTAATACTTTTTAATCGATATAAAAGCTTTTATTCATACTATTTTAGTAATATTTGGAGAGTGTTAAATCTAAAAGTAGAATTTTATCCTAATTTTCACTTTATTAAGTGAAATAATTTGCAATAAAAAGTATTTTTTTTGAAGAATACTTAGGCTAGCAATGAACTATTTATCAGGTAAGATTAATGGTTGTAAGGGGCTCATGCCATTATTTGATTCTCTTTATTTAACGATTTGGTTGTGTTAAGATTTTTGATGTAAAATGGTTTTGCACAGATTTTTATTTCTGGATTTTTGAAATCATAGATTTACTTCAATCGGATCAATATTCCTTTTCGTTTTATAATATTCTTGTAGTCCCATTGTATTTTTATTGATTTTTCTAGCCAGCGTTTTAAATCGTTTTTATCAATTTGAGAAATGGAATTATAGTAAATCGATGCATCTTTAAATTTAGCACCGATAAACTTTAATTTTTCTTCTTCAAAATCTGAACCACTCCAAAATATCAGTCTTATTCCAGCTTTTTGTCTGCTGTATCCTACAATGGGATTTTTTTCTATAAACCATACGGGATGTGCATGCCATATTTTATTTTCAGCATCTGGT
This region includes:
- a CDS encoding type I polyketide synthase, whose product is MRNLTIFGLTPFEKPDINLMYKLHQAGAIPFLSLGHQLTTAQEALQQLDHLDIPACGIYFPDESFTSLQIPGKVQYIILPSVTVTKPASDLSVFYQVNSLEEAKSAEKLGAAGIIVKGNEAAGLVGYESTFVLFQRIIKEIKTLPIWVQGGIGVHTAAAAMALGAAGIVLDSQLALFPESSIPKSLKELCSKLNGTETKIIANHRVLVRPNSPALPEEINAENLKQYFKDLDPTHSYIPMGQDISLAIDLYEDFKSLKKLIFGFKEAMYGHLKQAKTLNVISKDNIMAKELGLRYPIAQGPMTRVSDVPAFASAVSEAGALSFVALSLLKGEQAKALIMETKTRAGEKPWGVGILGFAPQELRDEQSAHILAAKPPVVLIAGGRPAQAKVFEKAGIKTFLHVPSPALLDIFLKEGAKNFIFEGRECGGHVGPLSSMVLWEKQIERLLKEDHPENISVFFAGGIHDALSTAFVSIMAAPLAARGVKIGVLMGTAYLYTQEAVSTGAIQQEFQNQALHAKDTVLLETAPGHETRCLNTAFATHFNTEKAKLLAAGLDKKQVWEQLEKLNVGRLRIAAKGIERQGDKLVTIAKDDQLDLGMYMIGQVATMQNQALSLTELHENVSAANFVHIQQAVLPEEPASLEKPLDVAVIGMECIFPGAKNLEEYWRNIILGKDSVTEVPDERWNKDLYYHPDVDGPDVSHSKWGGFIPKIDFDPLAFGIPPQSLAAIEPTQLLTLLVAKRAMDNAGYADKSIDRENISVIIGAEGGNDLANSYSFRGYYKQVFGELHEEVKTAFPHTTEDSFPGILANVIAGRITNRLDLGGRNFTVDAACASSLAAVDLACQELILGKSDVVLAGGADLHNGINDYLMFSSTHALSRKGRCATFDSDADGIALGEGVAILVLKRYEDALRDGDRIYSVIKGVGGSSDGKALGLTAPRKIGQVRALERAYSQAGISPARVGLVEAHGTGTVVGDKTELSALTNLFSKSGALPGQTHLGSVKTQIGHTKCAAGLAGLIKASLAVYYGVKPPTLHLKQPNAYYNAQTSPFAFYAESGLWNDKNRYAGISAFGFGGTNFHTVIANHPTADKNATLQAWPSELFVFRGKSYEEAKNQLKQIKSVLDTNDELPLKNIAYSLATGSTDPIQLSIVADNAEDLMMKIELVLSGIESKDTYIVNNKPGKVAFLFPGQGSQRINMARDLFVVFPEMRQLLADHPELEQVVFPSATFNDNDLKQQKETIKDTRLAQPLLGIIDLAIAKFLKSLGIVPDMLAGHSYGELPALCFAGVFDEEKLVELSLKRAQSILDAVENGDPGTMLAVNAGTGRLKSIVDQVDNCYLVNFNAPSQCVVAGSSIGINKLMELLKQERISAKKLEVACAFHSPLVAKSKELYHSVLKDVAFQDMQIPVWSNTSATLYPINSSDIKTRLTDHLVEPVRFVEEIQAMYTAGARIFIEVGPGKVLTGLTKSCLDKDEVALHVEDSSRNKLTHLLGMLAQYLSTGRNFKISQLFEGRDTTFIQIDQPEIYKKNPAIWRVNGQSALPTTGTLPTNGALPILTPLQMNNSANQPASSSDSQLATERMLQEYLNSMKMLIQAQRDVMLTFLGQNPGINPIPPHTPAIPNTIIDCSATLPAAPIIQQLTTVNQVKTAPAKDIKTILLQIVSEKTGYPQEMLGMEMDLEADLSIDSIKRVEIIGTLRTELNLFSDDHSNEDTIMEQLAAIKTLSGLVSCLKEYTSTAATSEIETAPNETIDLKTQVQDQLSLQQLQTAILDIVSEKTGYPKEMLGLDLDLEADLSIDSIKRMEIISDLKTKIGFGDDMEQADDLMEKLAAIKTLNGLATWIKDISQDEPVPSSLSRLSLGLAPADLPLTQNMDLIKGKRFAITQDNSAQVAAIKSNLEKYGAHVELIDINTEIADFDGLIMLHLFTSTVKHTIIDYISLIQKLDFDKAKWVYLISDTSSHLGEVKDVNVLRHYQGYAGLFKSLAREFDHTTCRLINLSTPLGTEQIAEIVLKEILTTEKQAEVIYKNEQRHRMDLTPSPFPNSLDKAQIQLDSKSVVLVLGGGQGITSELVKHMAEAHPCTYILIGRSADPRIESAELKEMEGMTTKEEIRSYLIQTARFTSPAQIEKETVRIFKNNQILRTIRHMECLGSTVVYQSLDLCDELGLSALLNSIYTEYGKIDGVIHGAGLLEDKLFRQKTASSFSRVFDTKVKPLRVLAEQLRTDCQFVVLFSSIASVYGNKGQTDYAAANSVMDDYAQALNQRIAGKVISINWGPWKGAGMVSQSLETEYERRGISLIPLKEGKEVFLNEINYGTENQVLIMSGNNW
- a CDS encoding DUF1801 domain-containing protein; translation: MDPYIRIYNSQLNQEDQAICDMLAEEISQHLPDAENKIWHAHPVWFIEKNPIVGYSRQKAGIRLIFWSGSDFEEEKLKFIGAKFKDASIYYNSISQIDKNDLKRWLEKSIKIQWDYKNIIKRKGILIRLK